Proteins from a single region of Corynebacterium casei LMG S-19264:
- the glnA gene encoding type I glutamate--ammonia ligase translates to MAFATVSDVVEYIKQEGIRFLDVRFTDVPGTEHHFTIPAEEFDEDAAEQGLAFDGSSVRGFTSIDESDMTLLPDPATATLDPFRIEKTLNMKFFVHDPLTLEPYARDPRNVARKAEEYLASTGIADTCNFGAEAEFYVFDSVRYATETNTGFYEVDSNEGWWNRGKKTNLDGTPNLGSKVRVKGGYFPTAPYDQTVDVRDEMVTNLQDAGFAIERYHHEVGSGGQQEINYRFNTLLHAADDIQSFKYIVKNTAVKNGKTATFMPKPLAGDNGSGMHAHQSLWKDGSPLFYDEAGYGGLSDIARYYIGGILHHAPAVLAFTNPTLNSYHRLVPGFEAPINLVYSQRNRSAAIRIPITGSNPKAKRIEFRAPDPSGNPYFGFAAMMMAGLDGIKNRIEPHAPVDKDLYELPPAEQASIPQAPTSLEAALKALGEDHEFLTEGDVFSEDLIETYIQYKHDNEIAPVRLRPTPQEFEMYFDC, encoded by the coding sequence ATGGCCTTCGCAACCGTTTCCGACGTGGTCGAGTACATCAAACAAGAGGGCATCCGTTTCCTGGATGTGCGCTTTACTGATGTGCCCGGCACCGAGCACCACTTCACCATCCCGGCAGAAGAATTTGATGAAGATGCAGCCGAGCAGGGCTTGGCATTCGATGGCTCCTCAGTGCGTGGTTTCACTTCCATCGACGAGTCAGACATGACGCTGTTGCCGGATCCTGCAACGGCAACCTTGGATCCATTCCGTATTGAAAAGACGTTGAACATGAAGTTCTTCGTGCATGATCCGCTGACTTTGGAGCCGTATGCTCGTGATCCGCGCAATGTGGCTCGCAAGGCGGAGGAATATTTGGCCTCCACGGGTATCGCAGATACTTGTAACTTCGGCGCGGAGGCAGAGTTCTACGTATTTGATTCGGTGCGCTATGCCACCGAAACCAACACGGGTTTCTATGAAGTGGACTCCAATGAGGGCTGGTGGAACCGCGGTAAGAAAACCAACCTGGACGGCACGCCAAATCTGGGTTCCAAGGTGCGCGTGAAGGGCGGATACTTCCCCACCGCGCCCTATGACCAGACAGTGGATGTCCGCGATGAGATGGTCACCAACTTACAAGATGCAGGTTTTGCGATCGAGCGCTACCACCACGAGGTTGGCAGCGGTGGACAGCAGGAGATCAACTACCGCTTCAACACGTTGTTGCATGCGGCGGATGATATTCAGTCTTTCAAGTACATCGTCAAGAACACCGCGGTTAAGAATGGCAAGACGGCAACGTTTATGCCAAAGCCGCTGGCCGGTGACAACGGATCCGGTATGCACGCGCACCAGTCGCTGTGGAAGGACGGTTCACCGTTGTTCTACGATGAGGCCGGCTATGGCGGGCTTTCAGACATCGCGCGCTACTACATCGGCGGCATCTTGCACCACGCACCAGCGGTGTTGGCGTTTACCAACCCAACGCTTAACTCGTACCACCGCCTGGTCCCAGGCTTTGAGGCCCCAATCAACTTGGTCTACTCCCAGCGCAACCGCTCGGCTGCAATCCGCATCCCGATTACGGGCTCCAACCCGAAGGCAAAGCGCATCGAATTCCGCGCGCCGGACCCATCAGGTAACCCATATTTCGGTTTCGCCGCGATGATGATGGCGGGCCTAGACGGCATTAAGAACCGCATCGAGCCGCACGCGCCGGTGGATAAGGACCTCTACGAGCTTCCACCAGCAGAGCAGGCTTCCATCCCGCAGGCGCCAACCTCCCTGGAGGCCGCGCTGAAAGCACTGGGCGAAGATCACGAGTTCCTCACCGAGGGCGACGTGTTCTCTGAGGATCTCATTGAGACCTACATCCAGTACAAGCACGATAACGAGATCGCGCCTGTCCGCCTGCGCCCAACCCCGCAGGAATTTGAGATGTACTTCGACTGCTAA